The Salinibaculum sp. SYNS191 genome has a window encoding:
- a CDS encoding GNAT family N-acetyltransferase gives MDIRVANLGDADTLVDQWVALAAGQREHGSHIFAEANRTRIRETVVRHAVSDRALVAETTDIVGFVMFTIESGTYEQDVERGIVENLYVDSDYRNRGLGSRLLTEAERRLAQRGVDSVSLEVMADNEHARRFYRNHGYTPHRVQVEKPVESDTHSKGDE, from the coding sequence ATCGACATTCGAGTGGCGAACCTCGGGGACGCGGATACGCTCGTCGACCAGTGGGTCGCACTCGCCGCCGGCCAGCGCGAGCACGGGTCGCACATCTTCGCCGAGGCGAACCGGACGCGGATTCGCGAGACCGTCGTGCGCCACGCCGTCAGCGACAGGGCGCTGGTCGCGGAGACCACCGACATCGTGGGATTCGTCATGTTCACTATCGAGAGCGGCACCTACGAACAGGACGTCGAGCGCGGCATCGTCGAGAACCTCTACGTCGACTCCGACTACCGGAACAGGGGTCTCGGCTCCCGGCTGCTGACGGAAGCGGAGCGCCGGCTCGCCCAGCGCGGCGTCGACAGCGTCTCGCTGGAGGTGATGGCCGACAACGAGCACGCCCGTCGGTTCTACCGGAATCACGGCTACACCCCCCACCGCGTCCAGGTCGAGAAGCCAGTCGAAAGCGATACGCACTCAAAGGGGGACGAATAA
- a CDS encoding IS5 family transposase, with translation MVSEFRLFTRVTVAKAKSVVANPDEPADPEGGGGFAEWAMLTLHALRIELGKSYRITVDLLSEMPGVLDEIGLRRLPHYTVLRTWFARIPTATWRAFLGSSAEKRTGHAAIDSTGFDRDQPSRHYANRTHYRVRALKVTALVDVETLYITDIHSTTSKKHDAKIGPQVARRNAGDLRSLAADRGYDAKAFRDELRENGIRPLIKHRIMNPLDHAHNARMDRDRYHQRSMSETVFSSIKRTLGAAVRARSWWLEFREMLLKATVYNLRRSVRYP, from the coding sequence GTGGTATCGGAATTCCGCCTCTTCACTCGTGTTACGGTCGCGAAGGCTAAATCTGTTGTCGCTAACCCGGACGAACCCGCCGACCCCGAAGGGGGTGGCGGGTTCGCCGAATGGGCGATGCTCACGCTGCATGCACTCCGCATCGAGCTGGGCAAATCCTACCGCATCACCGTGGATTTACTCAGCGAGATGCCCGGCGTCCTCGACGAGATCGGCCTCAGGCGGCTGCCTCATTACACCGTTCTCCGCACGTGGTTTGCAAGGATTCCAACTGCGACCTGGCGTGCGTTTCTCGGCTCCTCAGCCGAGAAACGCACCGGCCACGCCGCCATCGATTCGACCGGCTTCGACCGCGACCAACCCAGCCGCCACTACGCCAACCGCACGCACTACCGCGTCCGAGCGCTGAAAGTCACTGCTCTCGTGGATGTCGAAACGCTATACATCACCGACATCCACTCGACCACCTCGAAGAAGCATGATGCGAAGATCGGCCCGCAGGTCGCCCGACGGAACGCGGGCGACCTGCGGAGCCTCGCCGCCGACCGAGGCTACGACGCGAAAGCCTTCCGCGACGAACTCCGCGAGAACGGCATCAGACCGCTGATCAAGCACAGGATCATGAATCCGCTCGATCACGCCCATAACGCCCGTATGGACCGTGATCGGTATCATCAGCGCTCCATGTCAGAAACCGTCTTCTCCTCAATCAAGCGCACGCTCGGCGCTGCCGTGCGTGCGCGAAGCTGGTGGCTGGAGTTCCGTGAAATGCTGCTCAAAGCCACCGTCTACAACCTTCGCCGGAGCGTGAGATATCCATGA